Genomic segment of Sinorhizobium meliloti:
ACCCCGTTATGAGCGGTGGCCAGCCCTTTTTGAATGACAAAGCGCGGATTTAACGCCTATATCTCGAACTCTCGTGCCATTCCGGCAATCCTCCTCCATCCCGCACGGACCGTATCATCGTGAACGCCAGAGCCTATTTCTATCTCGGTATTACCGCGCTCTTTTGGGGCGGCAATTCAGTGGCGGGCAAGATGGCCGTCGGGCACGTCAGCCCGATGATGCTGACGACCTTGCGCTGGTTGCTCGCGCTTGCGGTCATCCTGGCCCTGATGACGCCGCAGATCCGCCGCGACTGGCAAAAGATCCGCCAGCACTGGCTGCAGCTGCTTGCCTATGGCGCCGTCGGCTTCACCATGTTCAATGCGTTCCTGTATTCCGCGGTGCAATACACCAGCGCCATCAATGCCGTCATCCTTCAGGCCGGCATTCCGATGCTGATCTTCATCTTCAATTTCGCGCTTTTCAAGATGAAGGCGTCGCTCGCCCAGGTCATCGGCTTTACCGTGACGTTAATCGGCGTGCTCATTACCGCCGCCCATGGCGATCTCGCCAGCCTCATGCGCCTGAGCTTCAATTTCGGCGACGCGCTGATGATCCTCGCCTGCATCGTCTATGCCGCATATACGGTTGCGCTGCGGTGGAAACCGGCAATGCATTGGCAGAGCTTCATAGCCGCCCCGGCCTTCGGGGCGCTGCTGAGCGCCATACCGCTCCTCTTGTGGGAGATCGGGA
This window contains:
- a CDS encoding DMT family transporter; protein product: MNARAYFYLGITALFWGGNSVAGKMAVGHVSPMMLTTLRWLLALAVILALMTPQIRRDWQKIRQHWLQLLAYGAVGFTMFNAFLYSAVQYTSAINAVILQAGIPMLIFIFNFALFKMKASLAQVIGFTVTLIGVLITAAHGDLASLMRLSFNFGDALMILACIVYAAYTVALRWKPAMHWQSFIAAPAFGALLSAIPLLLWEIGKGTAIMPDATGWAIVIYAAIFPSLMSQVLYVRGVEMIGANRAGLFINAIPVFGTLLSVLLVGEIFHPFHLAALALVLGGIAIAERGRPKLPR